A stretch of the Oscillospiraceae bacterium genome encodes the following:
- the recN gene encoding DNA repair protein RecN, giving the protein MLSGIHIENIALIKSADLLPAPGFTVLTGETGAGKSILIDSIGFLCGARTPRDIIRTGESGCLVSGVFDGVTGYVYDLLERSGIAATRDGQLELCRSMTSDGRSVCRVNGRVTTVSVLKEAASSLIVIHGQNESLALCDESKHIGYLDVYAEKLPDSDLSQLISEYRSAFSELTECEREIKSLTAREKGAAERAELLKYEINEISSARLKPGEEEELFARRERLVNAEKICSAVKLAIRAVNGAGAGKRGAAELLMLASAKLSELVSLVPEFGAVSESLMNLSYEASAAAESIAAICGEDIDDPSAELDKVESRIDIIYHLKLKYGENVGTVLSHLEENKAKLELLKSGAGKLSELEASRALIVSRVKDFAMKIHAVRERASRLLEKDITEKLSYLDMPKVGFCVSISPREKGGICAFDINGADDISFMIRTNAGEPFMPLSKIASGGELSRIMLSLQTVLTTAFDAGTMIFDEIDTGVSGKTSRKIGLSMRSLGAERQVLCVTHSAQVAGAADTHILVEKREDGGRTETVFKTLSDRERINELARILGGMNITENTVRSAGELLITEDGSGRQL; this is encoded by the coding sequence ATGCTTTCAGGCATACATATAGAAAACATCGCGCTGATAAAATCGGCCGATTTGCTCCCCGCGCCGGGCTTTACGGTTCTAACAGGCGAAACCGGCGCAGGCAAAAGCATCCTCATAGATTCGATCGGGTTCCTCTGCGGAGCGAGAACTCCGCGTGATATAATACGCACCGGAGAAAGCGGCTGTCTTGTATCCGGAGTTTTTGACGGCGTTACCGGGTATGTATACGATTTGCTTGAACGCTCCGGAATAGCGGCCACGCGCGACGGACAGCTTGAGTTATGTCGATCTATGACCTCTGACGGCCGCAGCGTCTGCAGGGTAAACGGACGCGTCACCACTGTTTCAGTGCTGAAGGAGGCCGCCTCTTCCCTGATCGTCATCCACGGTCAGAATGAGTCTCTCGCTCTGTGCGACGAATCAAAGCATATCGGGTATCTCGATGTTTACGCCGAAAAGCTGCCGGATTCTGACCTTTCACAGCTAATAAGCGAATACCGTTCCGCGTTTTCAGAGCTGACGGAATGCGAACGGGAAATCAAGTCGCTTACAGCGCGCGAAAAAGGCGCGGCGGAACGCGCCGAGCTTTTAAAATATGAAATAAATGAGATCTCCTCCGCCAGATTAAAGCCCGGCGAGGAGGAAGAGCTGTTCGCGCGGCGCGAAAGGCTCGTCAACGCTGAAAAAATTTGCTCCGCCGTAAAGCTCGCCATCAGAGCCGTCAACGGCGCGGGCGCGGGAAAGCGGGGCGCCGCCGAGCTTTTGATGCTCGCGTCCGCAAAGCTGTCAGAGCTTGTTTCGCTTGTTCCCGAATTCGGCGCTGTATCGGAAAGCCTGATGAATCTTTCGTATGAAGCGTCGGCGGCCGCGGAATCGATAGCGGCTATCTGCGGAGAGGATATAGACGATCCGTCCGCCGAGCTGGACAAGGTGGAATCTCGAATTGACATCATATACCATCTGAAGCTCAAATACGGAGAAAATGTCGGCACTGTTCTTTCACACCTTGAAGAAAACAAGGCAAAGCTGGAATTGCTTAAGTCCGGCGCAGGAAAGCTCTCGGAGCTGGAGGCGTCCCGCGCTTTGATTGTTTCGCGTGTCAAGGATTTCGCGATGAAAATACACGCGGTAAGAGAACGCGCGTCACGACTGCTTGAAAAAGACATAACCGAAAAGCTCTCTTATCTTGATATGCCCAAGGTGGGCTTTTGCGTTTCGATATCGCCGCGGGAAAAGGGCGGTATTTGCGCCTTTGATATAAACGGCGCCGATGACATTTCATTCATGATCAGGACAAACGCAGGTGAGCCATTTATGCCTCTGTCCAAAATCGCCAGCGGCGGAGAGCTGTCAAGAATTATGCTTTCTTTACAAACGGTATTGACAACCGCGTTTGACGCGGGTACAATGATATTTGACGAAATTGACACCGGCGTTTCCGGAAAGACCTCGAGGAAAATCGGTCTTTCCATGCGCTCTCTCGGAGCGGAGCGTCAGGTGCTTTGCGTGACTCATTCCGCACAGGTTGCGGGCGCCGCCGACACGCATATCCTTGTTGAAAAGCGCGAGGACGGCGGGCGCACCGAAACTGTTTTTAAAACGCTTTCCGACCGGGAACGGATCAATGAGCTTGCGAGGATACTGGGCGGTATGAACATCACCGAAAACACCGTCAGGAGCGCCGGGGAGCTTTTAATAACAGAAGACGGCTCAGGCCGACAATTATGA
- a CDS encoding arginine repressor (regulates arginine biosynthesis when complexed with arginine by binding at site that overlap the promotors of the arginine biosynthesis genes) translates to MGRASQNSKEKRHDLILKLIADNEVRTQTELSELVNAAGFNATQATISRDIKKLRLIKTADTDSTYKYIIGTDEEIWGESRKYISVLIQVVIKVAQAQNFAIVNTLPGTANAAAAAIDSLKWDEVLGSLAGDDTIFIAFASPKKALLFCTRIEGLINEYRQ, encoded by the coding sequence ATGGGCAGAGCATCACAAAATTCAAAGGAAAAAAGACACGATCTCATACTGAAGCTTATTGCGGACAATGAAGTCAGGACACAGACCGAGCTGTCGGAGCTTGTCAACGCCGCCGGTTTCAACGCGACTCAGGCGACCATCTCGCGGGATATAAAAAAGCTCCGTCTGATCAAAACGGCCGATACCGACAGCACATATAAATACATTATCGGAACGGACGAAGAAATCTGGGGTGAATCACGCAAATACATAAGCGTACTCATACAGGTTGTCATCAAGGTTGCTCAGGCTCAAAATTTTGCCATAGTAAATACTCTCCCAGGAACCGCAAACGCGGCAGCGGCGGCAATCGATTCACTTAAATGGGATGAGGTTCTCGGTTCGCTGGCCGGCGACGACACGATATTCATAGCTTTTGCTTCCCCCAAAAAAGCGCTCTTGTTCTGCACGCGCATAGAGGGACTTATTAACGAATACAGGCAGTGA
- a CDS encoding NAD(+)/NADH kinase encodes MISNIYIYPNEKKDEGLCVTKRAAQILREHGGTLWAEPSYSESALKELCRFAPKEDIIKFADLIITFGGDGTILSAVRDAILIPVLGVNLGRVGFMAELEATEISLLGRVFETDAHIEERMMIDVLLERKGETQTFSALNDACLSATSNSRVVQFELFCDGNHVSHYRADGIIFATPNGSTAYSLSAGGSVCDPGCECICVTPICSHSLINSRPLIFAPERLLTVAGVETRDSDAFITIDGHTTVKLFPADRIKIKRSEKKGKLMRILNRPFHSILYGKF; translated from the coding sequence ATGATATCTAATATTTATATATATCCCAACGAAAAAAAAGACGAAGGTCTTTGCGTCACAAAACGCGCGGCGCAGATTCTGCGCGAGCACGGAGGCACGCTCTGGGCAGAGCCGTCATACTCCGAGAGCGCGCTTAAAGAGCTGTGCCGCTTCGCGCCGAAGGAAGATATAATCAAATTCGCCGACCTGATTATTACGTTCGGCGGCGACGGAACGATTCTTTCCGCCGTGCGCGACGCGATCCTGATCCCGGTTCTCGGCGTCAATCTCGGACGTGTCGGCTTCATGGCGGAGCTGGAGGCGACGGAAATATCGCTTCTGGGGCGCGTATTTGAAACAGACGCACATATAGAAGAACGCATGATGATTGATGTCCTGCTGGAACGCAAGGGAGAAACGCAGACGTTTTCTGCACTCAACGATGCGTGTCTGTCGGCGACAAGCAATTCGAGGGTGGTTCAATTCGAGCTGTTTTGCGACGGAAACCATGTTTCTCATTACCGCGCCGACGGAATAATCTTCGCCACTCCGAATGGTTCAACGGCATATTCTCTTTCCGCCGGGGGATCGGTGTGCGACCCGGGCTGTGAATGCATATGCGTGACGCCCATCTGTTCACATTCGCTTATAAATTCACGACCGCTGATATTCGCTCCGGAAAGGCTTCTTACTGTTGCCGGGGTCGAGACTCGCGACAGCGATGCCTTTATTACAATCGACGGGCATACGACCGTAAAGCTTTTCCCGGCAGACAGAATTAAAATAAAGCGGTCCGAAAAAAAGGGAAAGCTTATGCGTATACTCAACAGACCGTTTCACAGCATATTATACGGAAAATTTTAA
- a CDS encoding TlyA family RNA methyltransferase yields the protein MTMRLDSYLASCGLARSRTHAKRLIEEGFVTINGAVADKCARETSGNEKIVVLPNDFARFVGRGGLKLDYALEYFGIDVTGAVAADIGAGTGGFTDCLIKRGAAKVYAIENGHGQLDKTLYEDSRVVSVENYNARLMKPSDFSENFGLAVMDVSFISQSLIYPALKSVLKPGAALVSLIKPQFEAGREYLSKAGIIKNPAVYPHVISALGEKAAKSGFSLCGTVRSPICGGDGSGNIEFLGLFRLMA from the coding sequence ATGACAATGAGACTGGATTCATATCTTGCCTCATGCGGACTTGCGCGGTCACGCACTCACGCAAAGAGGCTCATTGAAGAGGGCTTTGTGACCATAAACGGCGCGGTCGCGGATAAATGCGCAAGAGAGACATCAGGAAATGAAAAAATCGTCGTACTTCCGAACGATTTCGCGCGGTTTGTCGGAAGAGGAGGGCTGAAGCTTGATTATGCTCTGGAATATTTCGGCATAGACGTGACCGGAGCGGTTGCCGCGGATATAGGCGCGGGTACAGGCGGATTTACCGACTGTCTTATAAAGCGCGGAGCGGCGAAGGTTTATGCTATAGAAAACGGTCACGGTCAGCTTGATAAAACGCTTTATGAAGACAGCAGAGTTGTTTCCGTCGAGAATTACAACGCGCGGTTAATGAAGCCGTCTGACTTTTCCGAAAATTTCGGGCTTGCGGTAATGGATGTGTCGTTCATTTCACAGTCACTGATTTATCCTGCACTCAAATCCGTATTAAAACCGGGCGCGGCGCTTGTTTCGCTGATAAAACCCCAGTTTGAAGCAGGCAGGGAGTATCTGTCAAAAGCCGGAATAATAAAGAATCCGGCCGTATACCCGCACGTCATCTCGGCGCTCGGGGAAAAGGCCGCGAAAAGCGGCTTTTCGCTCTGCGGTACCGTACGTTCGCCGATATGCGGCGGCGACGGAAGCGGCAATATTGAATTTCTCGGGCTGTTCCGGCTCATGGCGTAA
- the dxs gene encoding 1-deoxy-D-xylulose-5-phosphate synthase has product MNSYSQPELKSLSLDEAKALCSEIREYLTLNVTELGGHLASNLGIAEISLALLRIFNPPEDKIIYDTGHQSYVHKLLTGRLDKFPTLRSFGGLSGFTKRDESEFDPFGAGHCSTSISAALGFARADRITGNNGRRTVAVIGDGAFSGGLVYEALNNIEKDDRLIIVLNDNEMSISKNVGLMANYLNRIRTTDNYYSFKHKSEEIISAVPIFGPVAADILRTAKNDLKTLVFKNNLFEQLGVYYLGPADGNDLRQTELLLKEAKRQQRPVIVHLHTVKGKGYAPAEKDPSAYHSIGRRIRTECAGTYTANDSPSLDRAFSQVFGKALVSLAAKDGKIAAITAAMTDGVGLLKFRKRFPERFFDVGIAEEHAVTFCGGAAAGGLIPVFAVYSTFFQRAFDELFHDIALQNLHAVICLDRAGLVGEDGPTHHGLFDVSLTLPIPNVSIYSPATSDELKMSLGFACQRERRGAYIIRYPKGEEDARVARAFPKIKNISIYKGSDPETESQNCDAVIFTYGRLSSSALEARELLAKRGISAAVIKFLCIKPVDIENLLSLINSAGKTKLYFFLEEGMKSGGFFEGIVSALAEHGALKGAKVLIRAVDKFIPQGSLETLMKHCRFDAESVSDDICSALDINKSANAYI; this is encoded by the coding sequence GTGAATTCGTATTCACAGCCCGAGCTGAAAAGTCTTTCACTCGACGAGGCGAAAGCGTTGTGCTCGGAAATAAGAGAATATCTGACCTTGAACGTAACAGAGCTTGGCGGACATCTCGCAAGCAATCTGGGGATCGCCGAGATATCGCTGGCTCTGCTGAGGATTTTCAATCCTCCCGAGGATAAAATTATATACGACACGGGACATCAGAGCTATGTTCACAAGCTGCTGACGGGAAGGCTCGACAAATTTCCGACTCTTCGTTCCTTCGGCGGGCTCAGCGGCTTTACAAAGCGTGATGAATCCGAATTTGATCCGTTCGGCGCGGGGCACTGCAGCACTTCCATTTCTGCCGCGCTGGGCTTTGCGCGCGCGGACAGGATCACGGGGAACAACGGCAGACGCACCGTGGCGGTTATAGGAGACGGCGCGTTTTCCGGCGGTCTCGTATACGAGGCGTTAAACAATATTGAAAAAGACGACAGACTCATAATAGTGCTCAACGACAATGAGATGTCCATATCGAAAAATGTCGGGCTTATGGCAAATTATTTGAACAGGATAAGAACCACCGACAATTATTATTCGTTCAAGCATAAAAGCGAGGAAATCATCAGCGCGGTTCCGATTTTCGGGCCGGTCGCGGCGGATATACTGAGAACGGCAAAAAACGATTTAAAAACCCTGGTATTCAAAAACAATCTGTTTGAACAGCTCGGAGTTTATTATCTCGGTCCGGCGGACGGAAACGACCTGAGGCAGACGGAGCTTTTATTAAAAGAAGCGAAGCGTCAACAGCGTCCGGTGATCGTACATCTTCACACTGTAAAGGGGAAGGGCTATGCTCCGGCGGAAAAGGATCCGAGCGCGTATCACAGCATAGGCAGACGTATCAGGACCGAGTGTGCCGGTACATATACGGCCAACGACAGTCCGTCGCTTGACCGCGCGTTTTCGCAGGTGTTCGGCAAGGCTCTTGTTTCGCTTGCGGCAAAGGACGGAAAAATTGCTGCAATAACAGCGGCTATGACCGACGGAGTGGGACTTTTAAAATTCAGAAAAAGATTTCCTGAAAGATTCTTCGATGTGGGAATAGCGGAGGAACACGCCGTGACATTCTGCGGCGGCGCGGCGGCCGGCGGGCTTATTCCCGTTTTTGCCGTATACAGCACTTTTTTTCAGAGAGCGTTTGACGAGCTTTTCCACGATATCGCATTGCAGAATCTTCACGCGGTGATATGTCTTGACCGCGCAGGGCTTGTCGGAGAGGACGGCCCGACACATCACGGGCTGTTCGATGTCTCTCTGACGCTGCCGATACCTAATGTAAGCATATATTCGCCCGCCACATCGGATGAATTAAAAATGTCTCTTGGCTTTGCCTGTCAAAGAGAACGCCGCGGAGCATATATAATCCGGTATCCGAAAGGCGAGGAGGATGCGCGCGTCGCGCGGGCTTTTCCTAAAATAAAAAACATATCGATTTATAAAGGTTCGGATCCTGAGACCGAAAGCCAAAATTGCGATGCTGTGATATTCACATACGGAAGGCTGTCGTCATCCGCACTGGAAGCCCGGGAGCTTCTCGCGAAACGCGGAATAAGCGCGGCAGTCATAAAATTCCTTTGCATAAAACCGGTCGACATTGAAAACCTTTTAAGCCTGATAAACAGCGCGGGAAAGACAAAGCTTTATTTCTTCCTTGAGGAAGGGATGAAATCAGGAGGATTTTTCGAGGGAATTGTTTCCGCCCTGGCGGAGCATGGAGCGCTTAAAGGAGCGAAGGTGTTAATCCGCGCGGTCGACAAATTTATCCCTCAGGGAAGCCTTGAGACGCTTATGAAGCATTGCCGATTCGACGCGGAAAGTGTTTCCGACGATATCTGCTCAGCGCTCGACATCAATAAAAGCGCGAACGCGTACATTTAA
- a CDS encoding divergent PAP2 family protein, whose product MEKRILIRSDMFFKELLYNYALVCAFIAWFAAQFIKLVLCLMKEKKLDFTKMVSSGGMPSSHSAAVCSLSAAIYRIEGARSALFAAAIVFSFIVMYDAANVRRYSGEHARLLNIIVTDLFAGKPLPGKELKELIGHTPIEVIAGACLGVFVPLMIRI is encoded by the coding sequence TTGGAGAAGCGGATTTTAATCCGCAGTGATATGTTTTTTAAAGAACTGTTATACAATTACGCGCTGGTATGCGCGTTTATCGCATGGTTCGCGGCACAGTTTATAAAGCTTGTTCTCTGCCTTATGAAGGAGAAAAAGCTTGATTTCACGAAAATGGTTTCTTCCGGCGGTATGCCGAGCAGCCATTCGGCGGCGGTATGCTCGCTGTCGGCGGCAATATACAGGATTGAAGGCGCGAGAAGCGCGTTGTTTGCGGCCGCGATCGTGTTTTCGTTCATTGTTATGTACGACGCGGCAAATGTAAGGCGTTATTCGGGAGAACACGCGCGTCTTTTAAATATAATAGTCACGGATCTTTTTGCCGGAAAGCCGCTGCCGGGCAAGGAGCTTAAGGAGCTCATCGGACACACTCCGATCGAAGTGATTGCGGGCGCTTGTCTCGGTGTATTCGTGCCGCTTATGATAAGAATTTAA
- the xseB gene encoding exodeoxyribonuclease VII small subunit, with protein MAEMKFEEAMAKLEAIVKSLESQTAPLDETLKLFEEGVGLVKICNQMLDDASKRIKILTRSQSGEIGEADFNPQ; from the coding sequence ATGGCCGAAATGAAATTTGAGGAAGCGATGGCAAAGCTTGAGGCGATAGTAAAATCGCTTGAAAGCCAGACGGCGCCGCTCGACGAAACGTTGAAGCTTTTTGAGGAGGGCGTCGGATTGGTGAAAATATGCAACCAAATGCTCGATGACGCTTCAAAAAGGATAAAAATCCTGACCCGGTCGCAGTCGGGTGAAATTGGAGAAGCGGATTTTAATCCGCAGTGA
- the xseA gene encoding exodeoxyribonuclease VII large subunit has product MQNNIFTVSGVNEYIKSIIESDGNLADITVRGEISNFTNHKSGHFYFTLKDESGVLRAVMFKAYASRLKFIPENGMKIVAHGRISLFVRDGQYQLYADTMEPDGIGALYIAFEQLKQRLSAEGLFDSAHKKPIPKYPEAVGIITSPTGAAVRDIINIATRRYPIAKLVLFPCLVQGESAPAQLCAGVRFFNEKWPVDVIIIGRGGGSLEELWAFNDEHLARTIFASRIPVISAVGHETDFSISDFVSDLRAPTPSAASELALPDSAELSRRISDMSSKLSILTGNAVRLRAERVRLFEKKKCLTDLDSLIDDRRMTVLRLGERADNAVTLTMEKRRREYERETSKLNALNPLSVIARGYSAVFTDDGVLVKSVKALKKGDKVSFRATDGTARARITEITADEKA; this is encoded by the coding sequence ATGCAGAATAATATTTTTACGGTATCAGGTGTAAACGAATACATAAAATCGATAATAGAATCGGACGGAAATCTTGCTGATATAACCGTGCGGGGCGAGATATCGAATTTTACCAACCACAAATCCGGCCATTTTTACTTTACGCTCAAGGATGAAAGCGGCGTATTGCGCGCGGTGATGTTCAAGGCATATGCGTCAAGGCTTAAATTCATTCCGGAAAACGGTATGAAGATTGTCGCCCACGGGAGGATATCGCTTTTCGTTCGCGACGGCCAATATCAGCTCTATGCCGATACAATGGAGCCCGACGGCATAGGCGCGCTGTACATAGCTTTCGAGCAATTGAAGCAGAGGCTCTCCGCGGAAGGACTATTTGATTCCGCTCACAAAAAGCCGATTCCGAAATATCCTGAAGCTGTGGGAATAATCACCTCTCCGACGGGGGCTGCTGTCAGGGATATAATAAACATAGCGACACGCAGATATCCCATCGCGAAGCTGGTGCTTTTTCCATGCCTGGTACAGGGTGAAAGCGCCCCGGCTCAGCTGTGCGCGGGAGTGAGATTTTTCAATGAAAAATGGCCTGTAGACGTGATAATAATCGGACGCGGAGGCGGCTCGCTCGAGGAGCTGTGGGCTTTCAACGACGAGCATCTTGCAAGAACCATTTTCGCGTCTCGGATACCTGTGATTTCGGCGGTCGGACACGAGACGGATTTTTCAATAAGCGACTTCGTGAGCGACCTGCGCGCGCCAACACCTTCGGCGGCATCGGAGCTTGCTCTGCCGGATTCGGCAGAGCTTTCGAGAAGAATAAGCGATATGTCGTCTAAGCTTTCTATCCTGACCGGGAATGCAGTCAGGCTTCGCGCGGAGCGTGTCAGGCTTTTTGAGAAGAAAAAATGTCTGACCGATCTCGATTCGCTCATCGATGACAGGAGAATGACTGTTTTAAGGCTTGGAGAACGTGCGGACAACGCGGTGACGCTGACCATGGAGAAAAGGCGAAGAGAATATGAAAGAGAAACGTCCAAGCTTAACGCACTCAATCCGCTGTCGGTAATTGCGCGCGGATATTCCGCGGTGTTTACGGACGACGGAGTTCTTGTTAAAAGCGTAAAAGCATTAAAGAAAGGCGATAAGGTTTCGTTCCGCGCTACCGACGGCACGGCAAGAGCAAGGATTACGGAAATCACGGCTGATGAAAAAGCGTGA
- a CDS encoding peptidase M22, whose product MNSIYIGIDTSNYTTSAAAVTEYGELVANIKAPLPVASGEKGLRQSDALFSHVKALPEVIGEVSAAVSERLGGGYKIAAVGVSDSPRNVPGSYMPCFLAGVSAASSTAGLFRVPLYRFSHQEGHIEAALFGAGHCPSGSFYSFHLSGGTCELLRVESESAGVRRTASIVSKTLDITCGQLIDRCGVALGLLFPCGAGLEKLAMESVREFKIKPAVFPDGINISGFENKFLAMLNTSTPSDAAKFVFDAVFECIRAMLGAIPPSDSNTYVVFAGGVMSSSLIKARLIREFPSAASSGRFLFAPPALSSDNAAGIALLARKADMK is encoded by the coding sequence ATGAACAGCATTTATATAGGCATCGATACGAGCAATTACACAACCTCGGCCGCCGCGGTCACCGAGTACGGAGAGCTTGTCGCGAACATAAAAGCTCCTCTTCCGGTCGCGTCCGGAGAAAAGGGACTGCGTCAGAGCGATGCGCTCTTTTCTCATGTGAAGGCGCTTCCTGAGGTCATCGGAGAAGTAAGCGCAGCTGTTTCCGAGAGGCTCGGCGGCGGTTATAAAATTGCCGCCGTCGGCGTTTCCGACTCGCCGCGCAATGTGCCCGGTTCATATATGCCTTGCTTTCTTGCCGGAGTATCCGCGGCTTCATCCACCGCCGGGCTTTTTCGCGTTCCGTTATACAGATTTTCTCATCAGGAGGGGCATATCGAGGCCGCCCTTTTCGGCGCCGGTCATTGTCCCAGCGGAAGCTTTTATTCGTTCCATCTTTCCGGCGGCACCTGCGAGCTTTTGCGCGTGGAATCAGAATCGGCGGGCGTGAGACGGACGGCAAGTATTGTTTCAAAAACGCTCGACATCACTTGCGGTCAGCTGATCGACCGCTGCGGAGTTGCGCTCGGGCTTTTATTTCCGTGCGGAGCTGGGCTTGAAAAGCTCGCGATGGAATCCGTAAGAGAATTCAAAATCAAACCCGCCGTTTTTCCGGACGGAATAAATATTTCCGGATTTGAAAATAAATTTCTGGCAATGCTAAATACATCGACGCCGTCCGACGCCGCCAAATTCGTCTTTGACGCCGTTTTCGAATGCATCCGTGCCATGCTTGGCGCAATTCCGCCGTCCGATTCCAATACCTATGTGGTCTTTGCCGGCGGAGTCATGAGCTCGTCTCTGATAAAAGCCCGCCTTATCCGCGAATTTCCTTCCGCCGCGTCTTCCGGCAGGTTTCTGTTCGCGCCTCCGGCGCTTTCTTCCGACAACGCTGCCGGAATTGCTCTCCTTGCCCGAAAAGCAGATATGAAATAA
- the nusB gene encoding transcription antitermination factor NusB, translated as MPLNRRKERETVFIMLFQAGFNGGVDAEALYNDILTEAESPELFESRYIKETFLGSLAHADESFALIREHAVGWKAERISRVSIAILKLAIFELLWSPTVGTSIAINEAVELSKTYDDEKVSAFINGVLGNIARAKGI; from the coding sequence ATGCCTCTCAACAGAAGAAAAGAAAGAGAAACGGTATTTATAATGCTGTTTCAGGCAGGTTTTAACGGCGGTGTCGATGCGGAAGCGCTTTATAACGATATACTTACTGAAGCGGAATCGCCGGAACTGTTTGAAAGCCGTTATATAAAAGAAACGTTTCTCGGCTCCCTTGCCCATGCCGATGAATCGTTCGCGCTCATCCGTGAGCACGCAGTCGGCTGGAAGGCCGAGCGCATTTCGCGCGTTTCGATAGCGATCCTCAAGCTTGCTATTTTCGAATTGCTCTGGTCGCCGACCGTCGGGACGAGCATCGCCATAAACGAAGCCGTCGAGCTTTCGAAAACCTATGACGACGAAAAGGTATCAGCCTTTATAAACGGCGTTCTGGGCAATATCGCGCGGGCAAAGGGCATCTGA
- the galE gene encoding UDP-glucose 4-epimerase GalE, whose amino-acid sequence MKILVTGGTGYIGSHTAVELINSGYEVVIADNLYNSEENIKNKIEAITGKKVALYVCDIADKEAMKRVFGENEIGAVIHFAAYKAVGESCQKPLMYYENNIAGTLSLCESMSRAGCRTLVFSSSATVYGTSQKLPFTEDSPVSSTNPYGTTKMINETLLGDLHKFAPDWNISLLRYFNPIGAHESGLIGEKPNGIPNNIMPYICLVANGTLPKLNVFGNDYNTPDGTGVRDYIHVVDLAKGHIAALEAMKGKSGYFDIFNLGTGNGFSVLQLVNAFEKANGIKIPYQICARRPGDIASSYADASKALRVLGWKAERDIYDMVKSSWNFYSQSAEK is encoded by the coding sequence ATGAAAATACTCGTCACCGGAGGAACCGGATATATCGGCTCGCATACCGCCGTCGAGCTTATCAACAGCGGATACGAAGTCGTGATAGCCGACAATCTGTATAATTCCGAAGAAAACATAAAGAACAAAATTGAGGCGATCACCGGAAAAAAGGTTGCGCTTTATGTCTGCGATATCGCCGACAAAGAGGCGATGAAACGTGTTTTTGGTGAGAATGAAATCGGCGCGGTTATTCATTTTGCCGCATACAAGGCGGTCGGCGAATCCTGTCAGAAGCCGCTTATGTATTATGAAAACAACATCGCCGGAACGCTCTCGCTTTGCGAATCGATGAGCCGCGCCGGATGCAGGACGTTAGTTTTCAGCTCGTCCGCAACGGTTTACGGCACATCGCAAAAGCTCCCTTTCACCGAGGATTCTCCGGTGTCCTCCACGAATCCATACGGCACGACGAAAATGATCAATGAGACACTGCTCGGAGATCTGCACAAATTCGCGCCGGATTGGAACATTTCGCTGCTGAGGTATTTCAATCCGATAGGCGCGCATGAAAGCGGACTTATCGGCGAAAAGCCAAACGGCATCCCCAATAATATTATGCCGTATATCTGCCTTGTGGCAAACGGCACGCTTCCTAAGCTGAATGTTTTCGGAAACGATTACAATACGCCTGACGGCACAGGCGTGAGGGATTATATTCATGTTGTCGATCTTGCCAAGGGACATATCGCCGCGCTTGAAGCGATGAAGGGAAAATCCGGATACTTCGATATATTCAATCTCGGCACCGGCAACGGATTTTCCGTGCTACAGCTTGTAAACGCCTTTGAAAAGGCAAACGGGATAAAAATACCCTACCAAATCTGCGCACGCCGCCCCGGAGATATCGCCTCCTCGTATGCCGACGCCTCAAAGGCGCTCCGCGTCCTCGGCTGGAAGGCCGAAAGGGACATATATGACATGGTCAAAAGCTCATGGAATTTCTATTCGCAGAGCGCGGAAAAATAA